The DNA segment CCATCACGAACATGCGCAGCGCCGTGGACTCTTCGTAGCTCCACGTGCCGTCGTCGTTGACCGTGATCGTGAGGTCGTAGGAGACGGTGGCCGCGTTCTCGGCGAGGTACTTGTTCTCGCCGATGGCGTACTGCGGGTCGCCCTGCTTGGCGTGCATCGTCCACGACTTGGCGTCGGCCGCCGCAGTACCGCCCGCCAGCACCGTGATGCCGCGGGGCACGACGAAGCCGCGCAGGACTTCGTTGGTGGCCGAGTCCCACAGCCAGTAGCCGACCTCGGTGTGGAACGGGTTCTCCTCGTCGTCGCGCCACATGGCCGTCTTGTAGTCGAGGCCGTAGAGCGACTGCTTGCCGTTGTCAACCGGGCCGAACGGCTTGAGCGTCAGCTTCTCGAGATACGGCGTGGCGATGACCTCGCCCTTCGAGTTGGAGTACGCGGTGTCGAGACCGCCCGTGCCTTCCCAATCGCCTGCCAGTGCGTCCAGAGGACCCCATTCATTCGCCATGGGGCGACTCTAGCGAAAGCTATGCCCAGCGAAGAATGGCGCCGATGCCGCCTTCGACGGGCCCGGCGGCCGGGATGACCCGCACGCTGGCTCCGGTGGCGATGGCGTCGTGGACGAGGTTGTCGACGATGCCGGCGCCGTCGGCCAGCAAGTCGCGATCGTCGTGCACCAAAAGCACATCGACGGCGGCGCGCTTGAGCGCGTCGGCGGTGGCGTTGATGCCGTCGACCGCGCGGTCGAGCTGACCTCGCTCGGTCTTGAACTTCTCGAGGACGGCGACGGTGTCCTCGGCCACGGCGGTGTTCACGATCCGGCGCACTTCTTCGTCCCGGAACTCCTCTGATCCGTCGTTGGCCCGGCCCGGGTCGATGATGTGGACGTCAGCGTCGCGGGGG comes from the Acidimicrobiales bacterium genome and includes:
- a CDS encoding heme-binding beta-barrel domain-containing protein → MANEWGPLDALAGDWEGTGGLDTAYSNSKGEVIATPYLEKLTLKPFGPVDNGKQSLYGLDYKTAMWRDDEENPFHTEVGYWLWDSATNEVLRGFVVPRGITVLAGGTAAADAKSWTMHAKQGDPQYAIGENKYLAENAATVSYDLTITVNDDGTWSYEESTALRMFVMGGEVFAHTDANTLKRVG